Proteins encoded by one window of Lycium barbarum isolate Lr01 chromosome 11, ASM1917538v2, whole genome shotgun sequence:
- the LOC132618057 gene encoding uncharacterized protein LOC132618057 codes for MHISAGAASEYSERIMVPTLESTRGGGGSIKVGTTGTIGALMSRELDSKTSASPTPVSRRYRSPTVCSFATGDATSPKRMKPRRSMDEASSSGASEDNKNSPEIVRKAKQYYNCKTPQIPMLESENISVDGTPIRQKKGPTLVEIVDVKCGSAEKTWAAPMKNRLKKLSFSKLSASPV; via the coding sequence ATGCACATATCTGCTGGAGCGGCCTCAGAATATTCGGAAAGAATTATGGTTCCAACATTAGAGTCCACGAGAGGTGGTGGAGGTTCAATTAAAGTGGGAACAACTGGTACAATCGGTGCCCTCATGTCAAGAGAATTGGATTCAAAAACATCTGCTTCTCCGACACCTGTATCACGTAGGTACAGGTCTCCTACTGTTTGTTCATTCGCTACTGGTGATGCGACCAGTCCTAAAAGAATGAAGCCAAGAAGATCAATGGATGAAGCTAGCAGCAGCGGGGCATCTGAAGATAACAAAAATAGCCCCGAGATAGTCAGGAAGGCAAAGCAGTACTATAACTGTAAAACTCCTCAAATTCCGATGCTAGAATCAGAAAACATTTCAGTAGATGGAACTCCTATTAGGCAGAAAAAGGGACCAACATTGGTGGAAATTGTGGACGTAAAATGTGGTAGTGCGGAGAAAACATGGGCAGCCCCTATGAAGAATCGCCTGAAGAAACTTAGCTTTTCAAAGCTTTCTGCGAGCCCTGTCTAG
- the LOC132616474 gene encoding probable protein phosphatase 2C 55: protein MAICGSRTHIGHFIGNITARRLQYSLSVKSCAISYNKRGFQNVSKANISLGSKGRSNNLMLNQYFTTNVAKRRSNLNPHKGFGLEGFRNLSQECFSSDTSKGMEQVVDVADSSSEGKIPLKLNSGSFYLPHPAKAKTGGEDAHFICTLTQAIGVADGVGGWADLGIDAGLYARELMSHSLAAIQEEPKGSIDLIRALEKAYVRTKAKGSSTACIVSLVDGGLYAVNLGDSGFMLVRNGCAAFKSPAQQHGFNFPYQLDCNNAGDSPSSAMVFKITAAPGDVLIVGTDGLFDNLFDDDISGVVIQAMESGLGPQMTAQRIAELAQQRAMDQTKSSPFSDGAREAGFEYNGGKLDDITVVVSYINE from the coding sequence ATGGCTATTTGTGGTTCAAGAACTCATATTGGCCATTTCATTGGCAATATCACTGCTAGGCGCCTGCAGTATAGTTTGTCAGTAAAGAGTTGTGCTATTTCTTACAACAAAAGAGGCTTTCAAAATGTTAGTAAAGCTAACATCAGTTTGGGAAGCAAAGGACGGTCCAATAACTTAATGCTTAACCAATATTTCACAACTAATGTTGCAAAGAGGAGGAGCAACCTCAATCCACACAAAGGATTTGGATTGGAAGGTTTTCGCAATTTATCCCAGGAATGTTTCTCTTCTGATACTTCTAAGGGCATGGAACAAGTTGTAGATGTTGCTGATTCTTCTTCTGAAGGAAAGATCCCGTTGAAGCTAAATTCGGGATCATTTTACCTACCTCATCCTGCTAAAGCAAAAACTGGCGGAGAGGATGCTCATTTTATTTGTACCCTTACACAAGCAATCGGTGTAGCTGATGGTGTTGGTGGATGGGCTGATCTCGGTATCGATGCTGGGTTATATGCCCGTGAATTAATGTCTCACTCTTTAGCTGCGATTCAAGAGGAACCAAAAGGTTCCATAGACCTAATCAGGGCACTGGAGAAAGCGTACGTGAGAACAAAAGCAAAAGGCTCGTCTACTGCTTGTATTGTTTCACTCGTTGATGGGGGTCTTTATGCAGTTAATTTAGGAGATAGTGGATTTATGTTGGTTAGAAATGGATGTGCTGCATTTAAATCACCTGCACAGCAGCATGGTTTTAATTTCCCATATCAACTAGATTGCAATAATGCTGGTGATTCACCTAGCTCTGCCATGGTTTTTAAAATTACTGCTGCACCTGGAGATGTATTAATTGTTGGTACAGATGGTCTTTTTGATAATCTGTTTGACGACGATATCAGCGGAGTTGTAATTCAGGCCATGGAATCTGGCTTAGGGCCTCAGATGACTGCTCAGAGGATAGCAGAACTAGCCCAGCAACGAGCAATGGATCAAACTAAGTCCTCGCCTTTCTCTGATGGAGCTCGCGAGGCTGGATTTGAGTACAATGGTGGAAAGCTGGACGACATCACTGTAGTTGTTTCTTACATAAACGAGTAA
- the LOC132616473 gene encoding uncharacterized protein LOC132616473 isoform X1, with the protein MLSSIYLSYSASLSEIMGSEMEIVEQRLNTFVAQLQTEFAILDRLVYKNKNQHRRCSYFQYLLKVKRDLRLLQAANLEEVLSSSFQVLFGKRPKQKVQLLESLKRRRSNGGKYNFLERLLGVAHLLSQMVEPMLRAAAEISTLIARSFFMGFSLTVLALLARIRVLVQQMLLDVVCVFNSVSSLSRREQAIKLTQDGFEVFREYFPPKKQQQVVFLECIWESDKYVLVERLNEKDVGSQEKETGEDVSVEASKIQYESIEIFLGDEEPGETTSKDLAKDGQAVMDKDKANSLEDPIQEESNDEFRAQVDSAIAGPFGNNCDAPEAGALPSSSPDKNPAKAKHESRNNVAFVSVKRPKVSTNNDLGFGIHGTEKGDNPGVDKEDPFFSLLITGNMKSSLF; encoded by the exons ATGCTTTCTTCTATTTATCTCTCTTATTCTGCTTcgctat CTGAAATTATGGGTTCAGAGATGGAAATAGTTGAGCAGAGGCTAAACACTTTTGTTGCTCAGCTCCAAACAGAGTTTGCCATTCTTGATCGCCTCGTTTACAAAAACAAGAATCAGCATAGAAGATGCTCATATTTTCAGTACCTCTTAAAG GTGAAAAGAGATCTAAGGCTCCTCCAAGCAGCTAACTTGGAGGAGGTTTTGAGTTCCTCCTTTCAAGTTCTTTTTGGGAAAAGACCCAAGCAAAAAGTGCAGCTCCTGGAAAG CCTGAAGAGGAGAAGATCTAATGGTGGCAAATATAACTTTCTGGAGCGACTTTTAGGGGTTGCACACCTGTTGTCTCAG ATGGTTGAGCCAATGTTAAGGGCCGCTGC GGAGATATCCACACTTATTGCACGATCATTTTTTATGGGATTTTCGCTGACAGTATTGGCATTGCTTGCCCGAATAAGAGTTCTAGTTCAGCAA ATGCTTCTTGATGTTGTTTGTGTATTCAACAGTGTCTCCTCTTTATCTCGGAGGGAACAAGCCATAAAATTGACTCAAGATGGATTTGAG GTTTTCAGAGAATACTTTCCACCAAAGAAGCAGCAGCAGGTGGTCTTCCTCGAATGTATTTGGGAATCTGATAAGTATGTGTTAGTTGAGAGACTAAATGAGAAAGATGTCGGCAGCCAGGAAAAGGAGACTGGTGAAGATGTTTCTGTAGAAGCATCTAAGATTCAGTATGAAAGCATTGAGATTTTCCTAGGAG ATGAGGAACCTGGAGAGACAACCTCTAAAGATTTGGCTAAGGATGGTCAAGCTGTAATGGACAAAGATAAAGCAAATTCCTTGGAGGATCCTATCCAAGAAGAGAGTAATGATGAATTTCGAGCTCAAGTTGATTCAGCTATTGCAGGACCTTTTGGCAATAATTGTGATGCTCCTGAAGCTGGAGCACTTCCAAGTTCATCACCCGACAAGAATCCTGCAAAAGCCAAACATGAATCAAGGAATAATGTTGCATTTGTTTCAGTGAAAAGACCCAAAGTATCAACAAACAATGATTTGGGGTTTGGCATTCATGGAACAGAAAAGGGTGATAATCCTGGTGTAGATAAAGAAGATCCATTTTTCAGTTTACTTATTACTGGAAATATGAAGAGCAGTCTATTCTGA
- the LOC132616473 gene encoding uncharacterized protein LOC132616473 isoform X2, with protein sequence MGSEMEIVEQRLNTFVAQLQTEFAILDRLVYKNKNQHRRCSYFQYLLKVKRDLRLLQAANLEEVLSSSFQVLFGKRPKQKVQLLESLKRRRSNGGKYNFLERLLGVAHLLSQMVEPMLRAAAEISTLIARSFFMGFSLTVLALLARIRVLVQQMLLDVVCVFNSVSSLSRREQAIKLTQDGFEVFREYFPPKKQQQVVFLECIWESDKYVLVERLNEKDVGSQEKETGEDVSVEASKIQYESIEIFLGDEEPGETTSKDLAKDGQAVMDKDKANSLEDPIQEESNDEFRAQVDSAIAGPFGNNCDAPEAGALPSSSPDKNPAKAKHESRNNVAFVSVKRPKVSTNNDLGFGIHGTEKGDNPGVDKEDPFFSLLITGNMKSSLF encoded by the exons ATGGGTTCAGAGATGGAAATAGTTGAGCAGAGGCTAAACACTTTTGTTGCTCAGCTCCAAACAGAGTTTGCCATTCTTGATCGCCTCGTTTACAAAAACAAGAATCAGCATAGAAGATGCTCATATTTTCAGTACCTCTTAAAG GTGAAAAGAGATCTAAGGCTCCTCCAAGCAGCTAACTTGGAGGAGGTTTTGAGTTCCTCCTTTCAAGTTCTTTTTGGGAAAAGACCCAAGCAAAAAGTGCAGCTCCTGGAAAG CCTGAAGAGGAGAAGATCTAATGGTGGCAAATATAACTTTCTGGAGCGACTTTTAGGGGTTGCACACCTGTTGTCTCAG ATGGTTGAGCCAATGTTAAGGGCCGCTGC GGAGATATCCACACTTATTGCACGATCATTTTTTATGGGATTTTCGCTGACAGTATTGGCATTGCTTGCCCGAATAAGAGTTCTAGTTCAGCAA ATGCTTCTTGATGTTGTTTGTGTATTCAACAGTGTCTCCTCTTTATCTCGGAGGGAACAAGCCATAAAATTGACTCAAGATGGATTTGAG GTTTTCAGAGAATACTTTCCACCAAAGAAGCAGCAGCAGGTGGTCTTCCTCGAATGTATTTGGGAATCTGATAAGTATGTGTTAGTTGAGAGACTAAATGAGAAAGATGTCGGCAGCCAGGAAAAGGAGACTGGTGAAGATGTTTCTGTAGAAGCATCTAAGATTCAGTATGAAAGCATTGAGATTTTCCTAGGAG ATGAGGAACCTGGAGAGACAACCTCTAAAGATTTGGCTAAGGATGGTCAAGCTGTAATGGACAAAGATAAAGCAAATTCCTTGGAGGATCCTATCCAAGAAGAGAGTAATGATGAATTTCGAGCTCAAGTTGATTCAGCTATTGCAGGACCTTTTGGCAATAATTGTGATGCTCCTGAAGCTGGAGCACTTCCAAGTTCATCACCCGACAAGAATCCTGCAAAAGCCAAACATGAATCAAGGAATAATGTTGCATTTGTTTCAGTGAAAAGACCCAAAGTATCAACAAACAATGATTTGGGGTTTGGCATTCATGGAACAGAAAAGGGTGATAATCCTGGTGTAGATAAAGAAGATCCATTTTTCAGTTTACTTATTACTGGAAATATGAAGAGCAGTCTATTCTGA